A portion of the Cellulophaga algicola DSM 14237 genome contains these proteins:
- the porG gene encoding type IX secretion system protein PorG yields MRTFLVLIIVFSFLEMKGQTFEVGVMAGGVNNIGDVGRTNYILPSGPAFGGIFKWNKSKRYAWRASILYGEFTADDTKSNMTSRQQRGYVVDNSILEFSAGLELNFVEYNLHRLGPAFTPYLYTGITYFRYDYNYIDANQVINYDDQRDGSFAIPMTIGFKYRISQVLILGGEIGARYTFTDNLDFSNPEDENLESLDVEFGNIFSNDWYVFSGLTLTYTFKRKPCSDCFD; encoded by the coding sequence ATGAGGACATTTTTGGTGCTAATAATTGTCTTTTCTTTTTTAGAAATGAAAGGACAGACGTTCGAGGTTGGAGTAATGGCTGGTGGAGTAAATAATATAGGAGATGTAGGGCGTACAAATTATATATTGCCATCTGGACCCGCTTTTGGAGGTATTTTTAAATGGAACAAAAGTAAGCGTTATGCGTGGCGTGCAAGTATATTGTATGGTGAGTTTACAGCAGACGACACAAAATCTAATATGACCTCTAGGCAACAAAGAGGTTATGTGGTAGATAATAGTATATTGGAGTTTTCGGCAGGTTTGGAGCTTAATTTTGTAGAGTACAATTTACATCGATTAGGGCCAGCATTTACTCCTTATTTATATACAGGTATAACTTACTTTAGGTATGATTATAATTATATAGACGCTAATCAGGTAATAAACTATGATGATCAAAGGGATGGGTCTTTTGCAATTCCTATGACGATTGGATTTAAATATAGGATTAGTCAGGTTTTAATCTTAGGAGGCGAAATTGGAGCGAGATATACGTTCACAGACAACTTAGATTTTAGTAATCCTGAAGATGAAAATCTTGAATCTCTGGATGTAGAATTTGGAAATATTTTTAGTAACGATTGGTATGTTTTCTCAGGGTTAACGTTAACTTATACCTTTAAGAGAAAACCTTGCTCTGATTGTTTTGATTAA
- a CDS encoding isoprenyl transferase — protein sequence MNSIENIDKTKLPKHLAIIMDGNGRWAKQHGKLRVFGHENGVKTVRDVVESCVKMKIPYLTLYTFSTENWKRPKFEIDTLMRLLVSSLRKELPSFMDNGIKLNTIGNIASLPKRAHKELLDVIQKTSSNTGMTLTLALSYGAREELQNAIREISIKVKNNIISSENIDETIINTHLYTHDLPDVDLLIRTSGEHRISNFLLWQIAYAELYFTNVLWPDFTEQHLVEAILNYQNRERRFGKTSEQLI from the coding sequence ATGAACAGTATAGAGAATATTGATAAGACAAAACTGCCTAAACATCTCGCTATTATCATGGATGGTAATGGTAGATGGGCAAAACAACACGGTAAATTAAGAGTTTTTGGTCATGAAAATGGTGTAAAAACAGTGCGTGATGTTGTCGAGTCTTGTGTTAAAATGAAAATTCCTTACCTAACTCTTTATACTTTTTCTACGGAAAATTGGAAAAGACCAAAATTTGAAATAGATACCTTAATGAGACTTCTAGTTTCCTCGTTACGTAAAGAGCTGCCTAGCTTTATGGATAATGGTATTAAGCTTAATACTATAGGAAACATAGCCTCTTTGCCTAAAAGAGCGCATAAAGAATTGCTAGATGTAATTCAGAAAACAAGCAGTAATACAGGGATGACTTTAACTTTAGCGCTTAGTTATGGGGCTAGAGAGGAGCTTCAAAACGCTATACGAGAGATAAGTATCAAAGTTAAAAATAATATAATTTCCTCAGAAAATATTGACGAAACCATTATTAATACCCATCTTTACACGCATGATTTACCTGATGTAGACCTGCTTATACGTACAAGTGGAGAGCATAGGATTAGTAATTTTTTACTTTGGCAAATTGCATATGCTGAACTATATTTTACAAATGTCTTATGGCCCGACTTTACAGAGCAACATTTGGTTGAAGCAATTTTAAATTACCAAAATAGAGAACGAAGATTTGGAAAAACTAGCGAACAACTTATCTAG